A portion of the Podospora pseudoanserina strain CBS 124.78 chromosome 2, whole genome shotgun sequence genome contains these proteins:
- the VIB1 gene encoding heterokaryon incompatibility protein (COG:L; EggNog:ENOG503NUVH) has product MSATATYTMAELRAETQHGSLWSNYGNPVQMTGRFNPQDPSVPPPAPSHLVRPRSRQHTMDYPQYHHPRPGQEEGDGYDRYPHPSLMNIPSINSLKRPYSQVDQAPYTEMVQDLREDYKPSNHDQKLLSFKKVGDKHTIVDAKGRMHEMEIDAQLHGMFFLSEFPSAAGDGNVLNAELTCYRRNLFQISGSLCFPQVPLSVLLESGETSQIKNMEVSISAIESVDGHPVRLIVIPWKTPPPNSPEVNQAPDQEPPNLPLIPWAEDEDDTSGEHYAIYPIGWRRLQFRIATANNGRRKELQQHFVLHLKLHGTLANGQKLVLSELTTAPIVVRGRSPRNFQARKEIPLLGSSAGSRGQTLVETGQGIVAQAVVLNKPPHDARPRISSLDGHVPRGAFTFTAPKQMSQSPMQMRSNSYPTTWNPSSQVSMPHNPGSATYPTATMPSEPYPKLPLSGAPSYTAEPQEIPIQQTSMPSVQLSLVSQDQQPPPIRTQFATYVQATSAPPHLSLSTTADNSLNVPRYVDSNPRPSKSPRHASHQSVASSISNDTAPGEYRYGPPQSAYAANDMSPQSQHPSSAQGGPSQYGAPSQENNTSAPSSATAPNAPPPRDYFPSSQSWTTTAGEPSASSVSYNNGSSDRPYAFPSVKPESHQHGHQQQQHTHPPPPPGSHSSGAPGGVYGGVGHYAWNAT; this is encoded by the exons ATGTCAGCCACGGCGACATACACGATGGCAGAGCTGAGGGCTGAGACTCAACACGGTAGCCTCTGGTCCAACTATGGAAATCCCGTTCAGATGACGGGCAGATTCAATCCTCAAGATCCATCCGTaccgccaccagcaccatcgCATCTCGTGCGTCCTAGAAGTCGCCAACACACCATGGACTACCCGCaatatcaccacccccggcccggccaggaggagggcgacggATACGACCGGTACCCGCACCCATCTCTGATGAACatccccagcatcaacagcctCAAAAGGCCATACTCCCAGGTTGACCAGGCACCCTATACCGAGATGGTCCAGGACCTGCGGGAGGACTACAAGCCCTCCAACCACGACCAGAAACTTTTGTCGTTCAAGAAAGTGGGGGACAAGCACACCATCGTCGACGCGAAGGGACGGATGCACGAAATGGAGATTGACGCCCAGCTCCACGGCATGTTCTTCCTGTCCGAGTTTCCCTCGGCTGCGGGTGACGGCAACGTGTTGAACGCCGAGTTGACGTGCTATCGGCGCAACTTGTTCCAGATCAGCGGCAGCCTTTGCTTCCCACAAGTCCCATTGTCGGTGCTTCTGGAGTCTGGCGAGACCAGCCAGATCAAGAATATGGAAGTCAGCATTTCCGCCATCGAGTCTGTCGATGGACACCCAGTCCGGTTGATCGTGATCCCATGGAAGACACCGCCACCAAACTCGCCTGAGGTAAACCAGGCCCCAGACCAGGAGCCGCCCAATCTTCCCTTGATTCCATGggcggaggacgaggatgacacAAGTGGCGAACACTACGCTATCTACCCGATCGGATGGCGCCGTCTCCAGTTCAGAAT AGCCACGGCGAACAACGGCCGACGGAAGGAGCTGCAACAGCATTTCGTGTTGCACCTCAAGCTTCACGGAACTTTGGCAAATGGACAAAAGCTCGTCCTCTCGGAGCTGACAACGGCACCCATTGTGGTGAGAGGCAGAAGTCCGCGCAACTTCCAGGCCAGAAAGGAGATTCCTTTGTTGGGATCTAGTGCCGGCTCGCGGGGCCAGACTCTTGTTGAGACTGGCCAGGGAATCGTCGCCCAGGCGGTTGTTCTCAACAAGCCGCCACACGATGCCAGACCTCGCATCTCGAGCTTGGACGGACACGTTCCCAGGGGAGCCTTTACCTTCACTGCTCCGAAGCAAATGTCGCAGAGCCCGATGCAGATGCGGTCAAA CTCTTATCCCACCACATGGAATCCTTCGAGCCAGGTGTCGATGCCACACAACCCAGGTTCAGCGACATACCCTACCGCGACAATGCCATCCGAGCCCTACCCGAAGCTGCCGCTTTCTGGCGCGCCTAGCTACACAGCTGAGCCTCAGGAGATACCCATCCAGCAGACATCGATGCCATCCGTTCAGCTCTCCCTTGTCTCGCAAGATCAACAGCCACCGCCGATCCGAACTCAGTTCGCTACCTACGTGCAAGCAACCTCCGCGCCACCACACTTGTCCCTGTCGACGACCGCCGATAACTCTCTCAACGTGCCCCGATATGTCGACAGCAACCCCCGGCCATCAAAGTCGCCGCGTCATGCGAGCCACCAGTCGGTAGCCTCGTCCATTTCAAACGACACAGCCCCAGGAGAGTACCGTTACGGCCCCCCTCAATCAGCCTACGCGGCGAACGACATGAGCCCACAGTCACAGCACCCATCAAGTGCTCAGGGTGGACCTTCTCAATACGGAGCGCCCTCGCAAGAGAACAACACTTCAGCGCCTTCGTCGGCCACAGCTCCCAACGCACCGCCGCCCAGAGACTATTTCCCCTCTTCGCAGAGCTGGACCACCACGGCGGGCGAACCTTCAGCATCAAGCGTCTCATACAACAATGGTAGTTCCGACAGGCCCTACGCGTTTCCGAGCGTGAAGCCCGAGTCGCATCAGCAcggccaccagcaacagcaacacactcacccccctccacccccaggCTCTCATTCTTCCGGGGCCCCCGGAGGTGTTTACGGCGGGGTTGGGCATTATGCCTGGAATGCCACTTGA